One genomic window of Gossypium hirsutum isolate 1008001.06 chromosome D11, Gossypium_hirsutum_v2.1, whole genome shotgun sequence includes the following:
- the LOC107927299 gene encoding ATP-citrate synthase alpha chain protein 2: protein MARKKIREYDSKRLLKQHLKRLANIDLQICSAQVTQSTDFTELTNEQPWLSSTRLVVKPDMLFGKRGKSGLVALNLDLAQVAEFVKARLGTEVEMGGCKAPITTFIVEPFVPHEQEYYLSIVSERLGSTISFSECGGIDIEENWDKVKTIFLPTEKPMTLDTCAPLIATLPLEVRGKIGDFIMGVFSVFQDLDFSFLEMNPFTLVNGEPYPLDMRGELDDTAAFKNFNKWGNIEFPLPFGRVLSSTESFIHSLDEKTSASLKFTVLNPKGRIWTMVAGGGASVIYADTVGDLGYASELGNYAEYSGAPNEEEVLQYARVVIDCATANPDGRKRALLIGGGIANFTDVAATFNGIIRALREKEAKLKAARMHIYVRRGGPNYQTGLARMRALGEELGVPLEVYGPEATMTGICKQAIDCIMSEA from the exons ATGGCTCGCAAGAAGATCAGAGAATACGATTCCAAGAGACTTCTCAAACAACACCTCAAACGCCTCGCTAATATCGACCTCCAAATCTGTTCTGCtcag GTGACTCAATCTACTGATTTCACCGAGTTAACGAACGAACAACCATGGCTTTCGTCCACCAGATTGGTTGTTAAGCCGGATATGTTGTTTGGTAAACGTGGGAAGAGTGGCTTGGTTGCTCTCAATTTGGATCTTGCTCAAGTTGCTGAATTCGTCAAAGCTCGCCTCGGCACTGAG GTTGAAATGGGCGGTTGCAAAGCACCTATAACCACATTCATTGTCGAACCTTTTGTACCCCATGAACAAGAGTATTACCTTTCAATAGTCTCTGAAAGGCTTGGTTCTACCATTAGTTTTTCGGAATGTGGAGGTATTGATATTGAAGAGAACTGGGATAAG GTTAAAACCATCTTCCTTCCAACCGAGAAACCTATGACCTTGGATACATGTGCACCGTTGATAGCTACACTTCCTTTGGAA GTCCGCGGGAAGATTGGTGACTTCATCATGGGTGTCTTTTCTGTCTTTCAAG ATCTTGACTTCAGCTTTCTCGAGATGAATCCATTTACACTGGTGAATGGAGAACCATACCCACTGGATATGAGGGGGGAGCTGGACGACACTGCTGCATTCAAGAACTTCAACAA GTGGGGTAACATAGAGTTTCCTCTACCTTTTGGGAGAGTCCTGAGCTCTACAGAAAGCTTCATTCATTCATTGGATGAAAAG ACAAGTGCATCTCTGAAATTCACTGTTTTGAATCCAAAAGGGCGTATCTGGACAATGGTTGCCGGAGGTGGTGCTAGTGTCATTTATGCTGATACT GTAGGAGATTTAGGTTATGCTTCAGAACTGGGAAACTATGCGGAGTATAGTGGAGCTCCAAATGAAGAGGAGGTCTTGCAATATGCAAGAGTCGTTATTGAT TGTGCCACTGCAAACCCTGATGGTCGTAAGAGAGCCCTTCTCATTGGAGGTGGCATTGCTAACTTCACTGATGTAGCTGCTACTTTCAACGGAATCATTCGAGCATTGAGAGAAAAG GAAGCCAAGTTAAAAGCAGCAAGAATGCACATCTATGTTCGAAGAGGTGGTCCAAACTATCAAACTGGTTTGGCAAGGATGCGTGCTCTTGGGGAGGAACTAGGAGTACCCCTTGAG GTTTACGGGCCTGAGGCCACGATGACTGGCATATGCAAGCAGGCTATAGATTGCATTATGTCTGAAGCATAA